The genomic segment ACGGGGTGTTACAAGTAGCTATGAGAGGTGGCAATTCGTGAGCTGTGGGGTCCTCGGTTGGTTTCAGTCAGCCATTACTGCATTGTTTATCTAGAAGTAGAAGTTTGGCAGATGAGTCCCATGAGCAAAGAAATGGAAAAGATACTctagaaataagaaaaacagaTATTTTAAAGCATTGATGTCACAGCGAGTAAGATCCATATCCATATTAATGAGTATGACAAAATAACTTTAATGATCAATACCCTATCATattatccatataaaatgaatgaatgCTAATCTTCTgttattacaaaaatattagaaattacTCTTTAACGTCTTAGAAATTATCCGTAAACTGCAAGGCATCCTCAATGGTATAACCTAAAAGCCCATAAAGCACTATTTAGCTGATCAATCGAGCTCTTCAAGTTCAAGGAGGGATACATGAGGTAGCATGAGTAAGAAATGTTCAAGAAGATGAGGAACAATCTAGCTAACGAACATGAGAAAGGCGGAGAAATCTCCTTTTGCTGACAAGTCTCCGCAGGAGCTACCCAAAACAAACAAGCTCACCGTCTCGGAAAAAGTATAAGGTGAATTGGGCACCTCTAACCATGACTTGGGAAGAAACCATTCACCGACATCCCTCCATCAATGCAAATAATCTGACCAGTAATGTAAGATGATGCAGGTAAACAAAGGAATGCCACCAGAGCTGAAACCTCTGTAGCTTCTCCAAGACGCCGAAGAGGAGTTCTATCATATACTTCTTCTAAATAACTTTTGTTGCTGAGTACCTAGAGTGAAGACAACAGAATACATATAAAGAATCATTATTCAGAACAAATTCTGTATGAACAAGTCCACTCCACGGCTACACAGTACATGGCAGGTTACACGTGCACATGCTATGGTGAGAGGAAAGCAGCAccaaatactaaataaataaagggaaaggaagaaaaaaaatataaataacagaAAAGAGAACTACTTGTTCCACCATTGAGGTTTTGATGTACCAAGGTGCCACAGCATTACTTCTTATGTTGTCTTTTGCCCATTCACAAGCCAAATTTTTTGTTAGTTGATTGATTGCTCCTGGGACAAACATTACGCATCCAGTCATAAACACTTACAATCAACAATCATAAAGCAAGATTCATGTCATATGGGTTAATCACCTTTAGTCGCTCCATGCACAGACATTGATTTCAGTGAGACATAGCCAGAGACAGAGGATGTGAATACAACACTTCCCTCTCCTGATGCCTTTAAAAGTGGATAAGCAAGTTGGGAAATATGAAAAGCAGATTCAAAATTGGTTGCCATGAGAGTAGAAAACTCTTCCGGTGTAAACTCTACCATTGGTTTTCGAATGTTTGTCCCAACATTATTAACCTACAAATTCAAAATATCAGGTAATGCCCTTTGCTTTGAGAATATGAAATTCGAGGAAAACAATTTCAGTCGTTAAGAGAGTATTTAATTATCTCTCCCACTTATTTGTTGAGGCGAAACTGGTCCAATTGATTTTGTTAAGTTATGATGAAAGCAGTCAATAAATGTAACTTCTCTGCATATATGGCGCGGTTGATCTCATCATTCATCACCGCGAGGTAGCAATGCTAGAATGCACTAGGCTATAATCACTACAACCAATTGATTCAATTCAAGATAtcttaaaatgaaattattttttaaaagtaattttgttCAACTTCCAAGCATTGTAGTAACTGAACCACTTAGCATATGAAAGACCATTACTGAGTTGTGGTCTGCCCGGACCAGGATGCTAGAAATGTTCTCTTACTCTTTAGCATTTCTTTGTCTAGTAtcaatttcttcattaaaaGTAGCAGCTCTCAAGACATAAAGATTTTACACTTGCAATTAACTCTAACTGGCTTCCCTTAGTGACATTACTGAAATAACATTACCCCTAACAATGATTTTTCATTCCcaaatgaaaattcaaaatgtaCAAAACTAGAGCTACAGAAAACACTTCCCTTTCACTGATAAAAGACTAGTAGTACTCGCACAAAATTACATGTATAACATTCCATGTAAGAAAAACGAGGACATGATGAAAGAGCTTACTAGGATATTGAGCTTGCCTCCAAAATTTGAAGAAACAGTCTCCATAAGCTCCTGTCTTTGAGCTCCAACAGAGACATCACAGACTGACCCACTAATCATCCCACCAGAACATACATCATTCCAATCCTCTAAGCACTTATCAAGCTCACTTCCATTCCTACAACACGTGTGCACTCTTGCTCCAAAACCCACTAATTCCTCCACAATTGCTCgcctaagaaacaaaaaaaaatggtatccAAATTcacattatagtttttttttaaataaaatgaaacgtAGATGGATAACTACCCTATTCCGCGAGTTCCGCCGGTGACAAGAGCTGTTTTTCCGTGAAGGGTCCATCTGTTTTGTCTTGTGCTGCTGCTACAGCTTGTATTGTCTAACATGTTTTGGGGCGAAGTGAATCTTTTCGTAGAATAAAGTGGAGACTTGTTAGAGATATTTGTATGGGCAGCCCTTGATTTTTGGGGCTTGAAAGAAAGGGTTGAATGGGGAGCGGCGTAggtttttaaagagaaaggagaagaaaaggaggggGAGGAGACTGACAGCGGAGTTGATTTCAGTGTGCGAGACATTGCAttgcttttgagttttgatgCCAGTTAAACAAGAACACCCTTTTTATTACTTCTGTAACTTGCAAGCGAAAGGAGACCAATTGGCCTTTGGACCGGTAAGGGGTTACCAAAGTTACCCCATAATGTaagggttttatttttagttaattctATGAAAAGCATTTTAGGATTTAGTcgaggttgtttttttatttaaaaatatatttgtgatATTTCAGATGAAACTAGTATTTAAAGTTAGGATCTTATCAATAGTGCTAGTTGTTGAcctgttatatatattttgggacGTCAGATTTAAAAGTGAGCTTgcatcatcaagaacaaaaccGCGAGGGCGATAAGACCCAAAACGGATAATATACAGTAGATTGAGCCGAGctattacatttggtatcaaaaCCAAGGACGACTCGTCTTAAGGTGAGGGAATTGCGATATTCCACATCGGAAATGAGCGTTTAGAGCCAGAGCTTTATTAGTAGTGCTGGTTGTTGACCTGTTGTACGCGTTTTGAGACGTCAAACTCAGAAGTAAGCTCCCGTCACtaagaacaaaaccgtgagggcggtAAGACCCAAAATGAATAATATACAACAAGTTGGGCCGGGctattacaatattaaaataatatatttttaaaatttttatttattttttatgttagcatattaaaatgataaaaatattaattcaatttttttttaaaatgaatttatcttAATAAAGTTTAGcctttaaattaatcaaaacaaaacatattttgcTGACTGTTTAATTCTAGAACAtacaacaatataaaaaaaaaacatgcagagACACATGACAACACAAAAATGTGTACTCAGAGATGgggtatcaaattaatttaatacatgAATAATTTCGACTTTGATTTTATGCATTTTCTTTAATATCTTTATCTTAACCATAAGTGATAAACTTTACTCTAAATTGATTCCATATAAATCTTGAATCAAACAGATTCAAcaggttattaaaaaatttattttttaaaaatttaaattaaatattaattgaattaatcaGATCAAATAATCAGGTTTCATCCAAGTTACTGCACAAGTTAAGAAATCTTTCTAAAACCTTAAACAAAATGCCATGTGAGCGCAGAATAACGAAGAAAGTTTGCTTGGAAGGTTGGACAAATGGAGGGATAATAAACGAAGTAATATATAAACctaaggatgaaataaaattagtaaTACAGAAGAAGATTATTTGACAACTTCCAAACCTTAAGGgtgttttgtaattaaaaaaactgggAAATTTGTTGgatgtttgttttgatttacacacacacacacagacacacGATGAAGACTTTCTACATGTCAAAATGAATCTTAAAAGACTCACTTGTGGAGACCAATTTAACATGTAAGATCACTTTTGTCTTTTGTAGTAatgtttcaaaacatttttttaactagaaGGAAGGAGTCCTTGTAACCCCCCTCAACGCAAAGACTACATGCAGTACTACACAGAAAACAGCCAGTTCATGAACAAGAAGAAGGTGCACGCCAAGCAAGATTATTGCTCGATAATGGATACTGATGATCAACTCATCCAAGAAAATCTCCATCAAGGAAACCCAGATCATGAACAAGAAGAAGGTGCACGCCAAGCAAGGTCCTATGAGTGCATCTTTTGCAAGAGAGGTTTCTCTAATGCACAAGCACTGGGAGGACATACATGAATATTCATCGAAAAGACAAAGCCAAGCTCAAGCACTCTTCGAATGAAACTCAACAATCTTTGGACATCTCAAACAGAAATCCCTCGTTTTCTTCAGCCGTTACAAACCTAATGGAATCCAAGTCAAGCGAAGATGAAAGCTCGATCAAGTGGCCTTTTATTGTTGCAAAAGCTTGAAGTGATAATGATGACACTAAGAGGGACAAAACCCACGTTGGTGAAATCCAGaaactaggattttttttcctccaaaaatCATATTCCAGTGATCAAGAACATCAAAAGCCAAGCAGCCAAGTTCATGGTACCAGCAAGGAGAGCTTGTCGTCGAGCTCAGAGAATATCCCGGTAATGTTGATGTTGTGGCTGtctttctctctcaatttaGACCATGGAATATTAATTAACAGCATTATTTTCACAGTAGTTTGGGCCAACATTTCTCCAAGCTACAAACACAGAAGGAACTGGTGATGGATTCTTGCTTGGACCTCATAATTTTAcgtttaaaaaatatcacaaccAGGCAGCCTTTTGATATTAGTAATTTAAGACTGCCATTACCTGCAAAGTATGAAGGAGACCGTGCAGGGCCATTTGGGTTAGTTGATTATTGTTTAAGTGATTCCATTCTTTCAGGGGACACTTGGAAAGTTATGGAAGGCTGCCAGGTCCCTTCAAGCAGGCTTTGAAAAAGCCCTTGCATTCGGCGTTAGCAACTTGTGCCTTGTTGCAAATTTTCCAACATCTGCTGGATTCTAATCTCCATACCGCATGCATCCTTGCATCTACTTGCATGTCCATATTGGTCTAGAGCATGAAGTGCTAACGAGAGAACCAGAAATATTCGGTTTGGAGCCTTTTCCAGATTGAAGACCTTTGTTTATgtcatatgaaaaataatttgaaagctTCAAAATGGTGCATGATAGGATTAGACTCACGTTCAACAGCATTACAAACTTTAGACCAAATCTACATCAATATAGCCTGAAAGATAAGATGGTTACAAAACAATTAATTGTCTCAATCATCATCGATGTATATGGTTTCTTGCTGAAACAGGCCACCAAACATCTTCCGCAATTCTGTCTTTGACTCCGTCGACTCTTTAGCCTTCGGCTTTGGCTCCTCCTTTGGTTTCAAAGCAAAAAGTTTAGGTCCTGGCCGTTTAACTACAGCTTTCTGGCCTGGCAAAGAACGAGCCTTGGCTTGTCCCCTGACAGTAGCAATCtgcacttttgttttttcactagTCGTTTGAACCGCAGTTGAAATCTGGGAGCTAATTTTTTCCCAAGATAACCCTGAAccaatttcttttgctttacCCAGGAAGCTTTCCACTGACGCCCCTGCAGCCTCAGCCTTCTCCTGGGCTTCTTCAGCTAGACTAGCAGCATTAGCTTCTTGCTCTGAAAGCTTTTTCACTTCCTCTTCCAGCTTTTTGGCCGCCTCAGATGCTTTCTCAACTGCTATCCTTGCCTCTTCCTCTGCCTTCGCCTTTGCAAAAGCTTCTGCATAGACTTTTCTTCTTCCATCTTCAGGAATGGCACTAGATGCAATCATCACGCGCACAAATTagccaaatttattttgaaaaacagtagaccaagttgaaagaaaaattcaaacccACTTACCTGAAAAGCTCATTTACAGGCCTTGATGGTGCCGATGGACTTGTAAAAACTTCCACAACCTGGTACAGAATACATATAGCAACAACACTTTGTAAGTCACTTGCGATCAGTAAGGGTACAATTTTCACAAATGAGAGCAGGAAAGTTCTGCTACAAACTTTTTTATCACCGTATGATGAAAGAAATAGGAAAGATGCGTGATGTGTAAAGGAACTAAGGTCATTGAAGGTTCATCATGAAAATTTAAACCAGCATCATTCTAAATCTGTAATATTTCTTAGTtgttccatctttttttaaactttctttCATTTCAGAAGTGGAGTCATTTAaatgttttctttaaataaagTAGAAGTGATGACCATAACCATGTTTCTATAATTTCCAAATCCCAATCTTCTCATACATGTACCTTATTTTCGGCTGCCGATGTATTTGAGAAAACATTTGCCACCACCAACGCTATCTGGGACTTGGCTACCTAACAATgtgaaatccaaaaaataaaatccttaaGAACAATGAAAGAACTAATGGAAACAACAatatgcaaacaaaaaaataaatactatgaaagaaacatgaaattaaTTGCATACATTACATTACTTTGTAGTCGTCTGCACTGGTGCTTCTTTCAGCTGACACAACTACATTATAAGAACTCTCTGGTGAAAAGTCTTCAGTCaaacttgtttttataaaagtataCTTAACATCTGTTTCAATCACTTTCTGCAAGAACTCAGGTACAGAAAGCTGAGATTGAGAGAACAGGTTGTTAAAGAATGATTTGAATCCATCTAGCACATTGTAAGTCGATGCACTATCTATGTTCCCATTATAGATTATTGCAACATGGCCAACTCCTGCTAGCTGAGCAGCTTCGATTACTTGCAAGGCATCCAACGTGGAGACCTCAGAGGTGGGACCATTCTCTGTAGGACCAATTGTAACCACAACTTTACTTGCATTGCCAATTGCTTTTGCAATTGATTCCGCATCTTGGAAGGTGGATTCAACAGCATTGAGGCGCTTTACTTCTTCATTTGATATAATCTGCGGCAGGAATAGGAAGTTATAAGTATAAAAGGATATATCAACTCTGTGTATCATAGTAAAACGTTGCTATCCATACCCATTTTAACTATAGAGAAACTTATCCCAGACGGACAGAAGAaatgtatatataattgaaCAATTTTATTAGTACATTGCTATTCTATACTTGAAGGAACAATTTCGACAAAAACCTGTTTTGGAAAATCTGAATCCAAAGAATGGAGTCCTGAATCAAAAGTTGGGAGAGGATTCACACAGTCCATGAAATGGAATTAATCTCCAAGTTGGAAACCTTAAATTAAATATCGGTACAGCCtgagtagggttttttttttctatcgatTAAGATGCTTTCCTTTCCACTGGTTGAGTCCAGCAATGTATTTCATGATAATTTGACCACATCAAGCAGAATGTTCTTTCTTGGATATCCCTGTGAACTTGATCCACTAAATATGCACCCCTTAGGATTGGAATAAACAAATAACTACTACTAGTGTTtgataaatatcaaattgagaTAGAACCAAAATTCTCCAGTTGTGCGAAGTAACTAACCTTGTACTGGGCGGCAAGACGAGCCAACTCCTGAGCAGCTCCAAGCTCAGGAACCCCAGCTCTTACACTAAAACCTTCACGCAGTAGCGTCTGTGCAATACGAATGCCAGCCTGCCCAGTAGCACCAGCAACAAAAACCGTACCAGGGTCCTTCCTTCTTGAGTTCCCAAATGACAACCCAGAAGCAGGCTTGCTCACAACAGGTACCAAGGACTTCACACCAGGTATCTTGCCAAAGTTGAAATTAAAGGGACTTGAATTGCCTGAACCATCAGTTTGACTCCCTTCTGATGATGAGGCATCATCTTTTGGTTTGCCAAATTGAAATGGAGAGAAGGGTCCAGCTTGCTTGGCAAAGACCGTGAGTCTCGGGTTCTTGGGAGAGAGTCTTGAATGGGGTGTTGTGTTCGGGAGAAATGAATTGGAGGTCAGAGTTGGAGCCATAGAAGGGAAAAAGGGAAGTTTCCAAACGATGCCTCCCTCCTTCGAGTAtgtgttgttttgatgttttctaATGCAAATCCATCAAGTCTTACAGCTTGTGCCCTGTGGCCATCTTAGTGTTTTTAGTTTGGATATTATCGGGATGGGGAGGCAACCGACTGCAGCAAATGAACTTGGGCCACGTAGTCACATGTTATCTACTTGGAGAAAATTTGGCACCAGAAGTTTTATTCGCCATTTTTCCATGTTTAGCCACAAGAAAAGGACGCATGTTTTGCACGAATCACGCATGCAAGAGTTAGAACTTGCAAAGCTTAATACCTAATATATCTGCTTTGCCCACGCAAGCCAACGGAGGCTTCCGAGCAGTCCATCACCCATCCAGAtcattcttttattaatttatcgcCCTGATCTGCCTTTATTTttgtggttaatttttttaaaaaaaatattagtttttttattgttttgatatatttatattaaaaataaattttaaaaaaatattattttaatatatttttaaaataaaaatattttaaaaaataacttcaaccataatatcaaacaccacCGTATATTCATTAGTCTCTTAAGATTCAATTTGTTCAATGCAAGATGTtttatggaaaaatattttttaaatttattatataaaaatgtttttcaaatttctatatcttttaataaaagatattattctacattatttgtttcatgtaaagtattttacaaaaacaaatcaataaaaaaatattttatattcaatatatacttaattatatgctaaaaattatttttaatttataaaa from the Populus nigra chromosome 1, ddPopNigr1.1, whole genome shotgun sequence genome contains:
- the LOC133675396 gene encoding tropinone reductase homolog At5g06060-like, coding for MSRTLKSTPLSVSSPSFSSPFSLKTYAAPHSTLSFKPQKSRAAHTNISNKSPLYSTKRFTSPQNMLDNTSCSSSTRQNRWTLHGKTALVTGGTRGIGRAIVEELVGFGARVHTCCRNGSELDKCLEDWNDVCSGGMISGSVCDVSVGAQRQELMETVSSNFGGKLNILVNNVGTNIRKPMVEFTPEEFSTLMATNFESAFHISQLAYPLLKASGEGSVVFTSSVSGYVSLKSMSVHGATKGAINQLTKNLACEWAKDNIRSNAVAPWYIKTSMVEQVLSNKSYLEEVYDRTPLRRLGEATEVSALVAFLCLPASSYITGQIICIDGGMSVNGFFPSHG
- the LOC133681034 gene encoding protein PLASTID TRANSCRIPTIONALLY ACTIVE 16, chloroplastic-like, translated to MAPTLTSNSFLPNTTPHSRLSPKNPRLTVFAKQAGPFSPFQFGKPKDDASSSEGSQTDGSGNSSPFNFNFGKIPGVKSLVPVVSKPASGLSFGNSRRKDPGTVFVAGATGQAGIRIAQTLLREGFSVRAGVPELGAAQELARLAAQYKIISNEEVKRLNAVESTFQDAESIAKAIGNASKVVVTIGPTENGPTSEVSTLDALQVIEAAQLAGVGHVAIIYNGNIDSASTYNVLDGFKSFFNNLFSQSQLSVPEFLQKVIETDVKYTFIKTSLTEDFSPESSYNVVVSAERSTSADDYKVAKSQIALVVANVFSNTSAAENKVVEVFTSPSAPSRPVNELFSAIPEDGRRKVYAEAFAKAKAEEEARIAVEKASEAAKKLEEEVKKLSEQEANAASLAEEAQEKAEAAGASVESFLGKAKEIGSGLSWEKISSQISTAVQTTSEKTKVQIATVRGQAKARSLPGQKAVVKRPGPKLFALKPKEEPKPKAKESTESKTELRKMFGGLFQQETIYIDDD